A part of Aegilops tauschii subsp. strangulata cultivar AL8/78 chromosome 2, Aet v6.0, whole genome shotgun sequence genomic DNA contains:
- the LOC109734208 gene encoding uncharacterized protein, with amino-acid sequence MQYQKVIFSSPVQSEFFKTMNAALPHLDSSQRIFQVNEVWVDQKTLTISLRPGYWMSPHSLDCYSKILNTNQLFRGRQGLIPNTDVITHIVQREDTELLMRPLLDHSDPICRDILSEGRVGFSLDRANLVHLPCFNDKQLILISTNLESGRYFDTMNLDGSGQDKFTTIISTVTYNFKTLFALTYPNCTAFNIKDFDYRFVAVPRTHFRYDTGLFLLQIVKNYRRMGVPGFSTADLQALHEIFLYKISTYPNSEVQLPIGFRSFK; translated from the exons ATGCAATACCAAAAAGTTATTTTCTCAAGCCCGGTTCAGTCTGAGTTCTTCAAGACTATGAACGCAGCTCTACCACATTTGGACTCAAG CCAAAGGATTTTCCAAGTCAATGAAGTCTGGGTTGATCAGAAGACTTTGACTATTTCATTGAGACCTGGCTATTGGATGAGTCCCCATTCTTTAGATTGTTACTCAAAAATTCTTAATACAAACCAACTATTCCGTGGAAGGCAAGGACTCATCCCAAACACTGATGTGATTACACACATTGTGCAAAGAGAAGACACG GAATTATTAATGCGGCCACTATTGGATCATTCAGATCCTATTTGTAGAGATATTTTAAGTGAAGGAAGGGTTGGCTTTAGTCTGGATAGAGCGAATCTC GTGCACTTACCCTGCTTCAATGATAAGCAGTTGATATTAATTTCCACAAACCTGGAATCCGGGAGGTACTTCGATACTATGAATCTTGATGGCTCTGGACAAGATAAATTCACAACTATCATTAGCACtgt CACCTACAATTTCAAAACACTGTTTGCCTTGACGTACCCGAACTGCACTGCATTCAACATAAAGGACTTCGACTACAGATTTGTTGCAGTACCTAGAACTCATTTCAG GTATGATACAGGGCTTTTCCTATTGCAAATTGTAAAAAACTATCGCAGAATGGGAGTTCCAGGGTTCTCAACT GCTGATTTGCAAGCTCTGCACGAAATTTTCTTGTACAAGATATCAACGTACCCCAATAGTGAGGTTCAATTACCTATA GGGTTTCGATCATTCAAATAA